A portion of the Streptococcus sp. Marseille-Q6470 genome contains these proteins:
- a CDS encoding TIGR01440 family protein, whose amino-acid sequence MDQGHLQKEVEEILEDVLAKASLPEGALFVLGLSSSEVIGGRIGKDSSQEIGELIVQKILEILSAKGIHLAVQGCEHVNRALVVEREVAIKYNLEIVSVLPTLHAGGSGQLAAFRYMKDPVEVEFIKADAGLDIGDTAIGMHIKHVQVPIRPVLKSIGQAHVTALASRPKLIGGARAQYPQDFIRKI is encoded by the coding sequence ATGGACCAAGGACATTTACAAAAAGAGGTTGAGGAAATCCTAGAAGATGTATTGGCAAAGGCTTCTCTCCCTGAGGGAGCTCTCTTTGTTTTGGGCTTATCTTCTAGCGAGGTGATAGGAGGTCGCATCGGGAAAGACTCCAGCCAAGAAATTGGAGAATTAATTGTTCAAAAAATATTAGAAATTCTGTCAGCGAAAGGAATCCATCTAGCAGTTCAGGGATGCGAACATGTTAATCGGGCCTTGGTAGTTGAACGAGAGGTTGCAATCAAGTACAATCTTGAGATTGTGAGTGTTCTTCCGACACTGCATGCTGGAGGTTCAGGTCAATTGGCAGCCTTTCGCTATATGAAAGACCCAGTTGAAGTTGAATTCATCAAAGCTGATGCAGGACTCGATATTGGAGATACTGCTATAGGGATGCATATCAAGCATGTGCAAGTACCTATTCGTCCAGTTTTGAAATCTATTGGCCAAGCCCACGTAACTGCTCTCGCTAGTCGTCCAAAACTAATCGGAGGGGCGCGTGCTCAATATCCCCAAGATTTTATCAGAAAAATATAG
- a CDS encoding alpha/beta hydrolase, giving the protein MKLIFLHGLGQSAYSWKEVQDFLADYPSEALELFPSGVATYQEAKERIYQHLSEETEPFVLIGLSLGAALALELSSSDISNLQALVLSGCPLKLAGNIPFYIQLLIFKLLPKRIFEKQGADKALMVGVSEELKTLDLREIARNCPYPSLLICGSQDKPNLSSMKAIQELMQNSQFQIIPDGPHILNRAKPKEFAEITRSFLELLK; this is encoded by the coding sequence ATGAAACTAATATTTTTACACGGTTTAGGACAGTCAGCATATAGTTGGAAAGAAGTTCAGGATTTTCTCGCAGATTATCCCTCTGAAGCCCTAGAGTTATTCCCTTCCGGAGTTGCTACCTACCAAGAAGCTAAGGAGCGCATTTATCAGCACTTGTCAGAGGAGACAGAACCTTTTGTCTTAATCGGTTTGTCCTTAGGGGCTGCACTTGCATTGGAGCTTTCAAGTTCTGATATATCAAATCTTCAGGCCTTGGTTTTGTCAGGCTGTCCACTGAAACTAGCGGGTAACATTCCTTTTTATATTCAGTTGCTGATATTTAAATTGCTTCCCAAAAGGATATTTGAGAAACAGGGAGCAGATAAGGCTCTTATGGTTGGAGTTTCTGAGGAATTAAAGACACTTGATTTAAGAGAGATTGCAAGGAATTGTCCCTATCCAAGCTTGTTAATTTGTGGTAGTCAGGATAAGCCTAATCTCAGTTCAATGAAAGCTATTCAAGAACTGATGCAAAATTCCCAGTTCCAGATTATCCCTGACGGCCCTCATATCTTGAATAGGGCAAAACCAAAAGAGTTTGCAGAAATAACTAGAAGTTTTCTTGAATTGCTGAAATAA
- a CDS encoding redoxin family protein, translating into MKKWQATILVCASLVCLSACNNQMESQADKQNGDKNEQVSSQIAKQGEAVTDFSLTGVDGKTYRLSDYKGKKVYLKFWASWCSICLASLPDTDELAKEASDDYVILTVVSPGQKGEQSEEDFKKWYQGLDYKDLPVLLDPSGQLLASYGVRSYPTQAFIDKEGKLVKTQPGFMDKETILENLKTMN; encoded by the coding sequence ATGAAAAAATGGCAAGCAACTATATTGGTCTGCGCTAGTCTGGTTTGTCTATCGGCTTGTAACAATCAGATGGAGAGCCAAGCTGATAAGCAAAACGGAGACAAAAATGAACAAGTTAGTTCTCAAATTGCAAAACAAGGAGAAGCAGTTACAGACTTTTCACTGACGGGAGTTGATGGGAAAACCTATCGCCTATCAGATTATAAAGGCAAAAAGGTCTATCTCAAATTTTGGGCATCTTGGTGCTCTATTTGTCTAGCTAGTTTACCTGATACCGATGAGCTTGCGAAAGAAGCAAGTGATGACTATGTCATCTTGACAGTGGTTTCTCCTGGTCAAAAAGGAGAGCAGTCAGAAGAAGACTTCAAGAAATGGTATCAAGGCTTGGACTATAAAGATTTACCAGTATTGTTAGACCCTTCGGGACAACTTTTAGCGAGTTACGGAGTTCGTTCTTATCCGACTCAGGCCTTTATTGATAAAGAAGGCAAATTGGTGAAGACTCAACCAGGCTTTATGGACAAGGAAACTATTTTAGAGAATTTAAAGACTATGAATTAG
- the msrB gene encoding peptide-methionine (R)-S-oxide reductase MsrB, which produces MNDKLKIILSIGIIIFLILGVLFLWEKRSASYTDTSQIEKAAVSQGKHAKKNTEPRKDADLHDIYLAGGCFWGVEEYFSRVAGVTDAVSGYANGRGETTQYELIGQTGHAETVHVTYDANQISLKEILLHYFRIINPISKNKQGNDVGTQYRTGVYYTDEKDLEVINQVFDQVAKKYDEPIAVEKEALRNFIVAEDYHQDYLQKNPNGYCHINVNQAAYPVIDASKYPKPSDDELKKLLSPEEYAVTQNGQTERAFSNRYWDKFEAGIYVDVATGEPLFSSKDKFESGCGWPSFTQPISPDVATYKEDKSYNMVRTEVRSRTGDSHLGHVFTDGPKDKGGLRYCINSLSIRFIPKDQMEEKGYGYLLDYVE; this is translated from the coding sequence ATGAATGATAAATTAAAAATAATCCTGTCGATTGGAATCATTATCTTCCTTATTTTAGGAGTTTTATTTCTTTGGGAAAAAAGAAGCGCTAGCTACACTGATACCTCTCAAATTGAGAAGGCAGCAGTTAGTCAGGGGAAACATGCTAAGAAAAATACTGAGCCAAGAAAAGATGCTGACCTACATGATATTTATCTAGCGGGAGGTTGTTTCTGGGGTGTCGAAGAGTATTTTTCACGAGTAGCAGGTGTGACAGATGCTGTTTCGGGCTATGCTAATGGTAGAGGAGAAACAACCCAGTATGAATTGATTGGCCAAACCGGGCATGCTGAGACTGTTCATGTGACCTATGATGCCAATCAAATCTCTTTAAAAGAAATCTTGCTTCATTATTTCCGGATTATTAATCCAATCAGTAAGAATAAGCAGGGAAATGATGTGGGGACTCAGTACAGAACAGGAGTCTATTATACAGATGAGAAAGATTTAGAAGTCATCAACCAAGTTTTTGATCAAGTTGCTAAGAAGTACGACGAACCTATAGCGGTTGAAAAAGAAGCCTTAAGAAATTTTATCGTGGCTGAGGACTACCACCAAGACTATCTCCAGAAAAATCCTAATGGATATTGCCATATCAATGTCAATCAAGCAGCCTATCCTGTTATTGATGCAAGTAAATATCCAAAACCGAGTGACGATGAATTGAAAAAACTTCTCTCTCCTGAAGAGTATGCTGTGACTCAAAACGGTCAAACAGAACGTGCCTTTTCAAATCGTTACTGGGATAAATTTGAAGCAGGTATTTATGTGGATGTTGCGACTGGCGAACCCCTCTTTTCTTCGAAAGATAAGTTTGAATCGGGCTGTGGTTGGCCTAGCTTTACCCAGCCTATCAGTCCAGATGTTGCGACCTACAAGGAAGACAAGTCTTATAATATGGTCAGAACAGAAGTCAGAAGTAGAACAGGGGATTCTCACCTAGGACATGTCTTTACAGACGGGCCTAAGGACAAGGGAGGTCTACGCTATTGTATCAATAGTCTATCCATCCGTTTTATTCCTAAGGATCAAATGGAAGAAAAGGGTTATGGTTATTTGTTGGATTATGTCGAGTAA
- the mecA gene encoding adaptor protein MecA has protein sequence MKMKQISDTTLKITMSLEDLMDRGMEIADFLVPQEKTEEFFYAILDELEMPDSFLDTGMLSFRVTPKPDKVDVFVTKSKIDQNLDFEDLADLPDMDELAKMSPDEFLKTLEKTMAEKTKEDIEAIQSLERVEKEEEAAIDEIAEVEEGKREPYIYYILRFDDLTSLVSFAKTVDYQMETSELYKMNDQYYLTVLVDVEDHPSLYPAWLLARMREFADDSDISRSVLQEYGQVIINHDAVQGLQKV, from the coding sequence ATGAAAATGAAACAAATCAGTGATACGACATTAAAGATCACTATGTCTTTAGAAGATTTGATGGATCGTGGAATGGAAATCGCAGACTTTCTCGTTCCACAAGAAAAAACAGAAGAGTTTTTCTATGCCATTCTGGATGAGTTAGAGATGCCAGACAGTTTCTTGGATACAGGTATGCTTAGCTTCCGAGTGACACCGAAGCCTGATAAGGTTGATGTCTTTGTAACCAAGTCTAAGATCGACCAAAACTTGGATTTTGAGGATTTGGCAGACCTTCCTGACATGGATGAACTAGCAAAAATGTCTCCAGATGAATTTTTGAAGACTTTGGAGAAAACCATGGCAGAGAAAACCAAAGAAGATATTGAAGCTATCCAATCTCTAGAGCGGGTTGAAAAAGAGGAAGAAGCGGCGATTGATGAAATTGCTGAGGTAGAAGAAGGAAAAAGAGAACCTTATATCTACTACATCCTACGCTTTGACGACTTAACTAGTTTGGTCTCTTTTGCAAAGACAGTCGATTACCAAATGGAGACTTCAGAACTTTACAAAATGAATGACCAATATTATCTAACAGTTTTGGTAGATGTAGAGGATCATCCAAGTCTTTATCCAGCATGGTTATTGGCACGTATGCGCGAATTTGCGGATGATAGTGATATCAGTCGCTCAGTCCTTCAAGAATATGGACAAGTCATCATCAATCATGATGCTGTTCAAGGACTTCAAAAAGTATAA
- a CDS encoding oligosaccharide flippase family protein encodes MKNIKVNALASLLVNILNIVFPLITNPYLTRILSKSNYGYFNTANTWASFVIPLAAFGIYNYGIRAISKVKDDKSKINYVFSKLFYISVITSVVTTAIYFLFIYFDTSIVNLKILYYILGIQALFQFLNIEWMNEAYENYSFILYKTLVIRIGMLVAIFAFVKTPDDIVPYATIMSATTIINYLLSFLWIKREVSFVKIQLLELLKSSKPLMTMLLLANANMLYTLLDRMFITKGPDENFISYYTIASSIVMLIANVLSGAINVSIPRLGYYLGKKDFNSYKYLVNQGASLFYFLMIPTSIGIMVLGTYATVIYSSEKYLEAGIVTSVFAFRTIIWAIELILGKQIIFINDHENRLTAFYFIGGGVNVVLNSLLIFNNIFSPEYYIGTTIIAESIVVLLEIRFIQKHKLLDLREIFTTLARYTIVSLGFIPIYYIFKTLFQVHSYEVTMNMISMVLSTIAACGIYYAITLFIIKDKTLHYALDLVRAKIKRS; translated from the coding sequence ATGAAAAATATAAAAGTTAACGCTTTGGCTAGCTTGCTGGTCAATATTTTAAACATCGTGTTTCCCCTGATTACTAATCCCTATCTAACGCGAATTCTAAGTAAATCAAATTATGGTTACTTTAATACAGCAAATACCTGGGCAAGCTTTGTCATTCCACTTGCTGCTTTTGGGATTTATAATTATGGGATTCGAGCAATCAGTAAAGTAAAAGATGACAAAAGTAAGATTAATTATGTCTTTTCTAAGTTGTTCTATATATCAGTCATTACTTCAGTAGTAACAACCGCTATTTATTTCCTCTTTATTTATTTTGATACTAGTATTGTCAATCTAAAAATTCTTTACTATATCCTTGGAATTCAAGCTCTCTTCCAATTTCTAAATATCGAATGGATGAATGAAGCCTATGAGAATTATTCTTTTATCCTCTATAAAACACTAGTGATTCGTATTGGAATGTTGGTTGCTATCTTCGCCTTCGTTAAGACACCTGATGATATTGTTCCTTATGCCACAATCATGAGTGCGACAACCATTATCAACTATCTACTTAGCTTCCTTTGGATTAAACGAGAGGTTTCCTTTGTCAAGATTCAACTCCTCGAACTTCTCAAATCTTCTAAGCCTCTTATGACTATGCTACTCCTAGCAAATGCTAATATGCTCTATACCTTGCTAGACCGTATGTTCATCACTAAAGGACCTGATGAGAATTTCATCTCCTACTACACCATTGCCTCAAGTATTGTAATGCTGATTGCTAATGTCCTCAGCGGAGCCATTAATGTCAGCATTCCACGACTTGGTTACTATTTAGGAAAAAAAGATTTTAATTCTTATAAGTATTTGGTCAATCAGGGCGCATCCCTCTTTTACTTCCTCATGATTCCTACCAGTATTGGTATCATGGTTTTAGGTACCTATGCTACAGTTATCTATTCTTCTGAGAAATATCTAGAAGCAGGAATTGTAACAAGCGTCTTTGCCTTTCGAACCATTATCTGGGCTATCGAATTAATCCTTGGAAAGCAAATCATCTTTATCAATGACCACGAAAACCGATTAACAGCCTTTTACTTTATCGGTGGTGGTGTCAATGTAGTCCTAAACTCACTACTCATTTTCAATAATATCTTTAGTCCTGAATACTACATTGGAACGACCATTATAGCTGAATCAATCGTAGTTCTGCTAGAAATTCGTTTTATTCAAAAGCACAAACTATTGGATTTGAGAGAGATTTTTACAACCTTGGCTCGCTACACAATCGTGTCACTTGGTTTCATCCCAATTTATTATATTTTTAAAACCCTCTTCCAAGTTCACAGCTATGAAGTTACGATGAATATGATCAGCATGGTTCTTTCTACAATCGCAGCTTGTGGCATTTATTACGCTATCACACTCTTTATTATCAAAGATAAAACACTTCATTATGCACTTGACTTAGTTCGTGCTAAAATCAAAAGAAGTTAA
- the pabB gene encoding aminodeoxychorismate synthase component I, with product MHRKTVIDFRALGERYTFIQPIKELKTRDLAEVTDLLAQVENYQEKGYYVVGYVSYEAAPAFEKKLAVHSGRLLGEYLLYFTIHDSVEKTSIPLVYEDVFLPSNWQEVTSPEAYEMAITQIHHHLRQGDTYQVNYTVQLKQELSTNPFAIYNRMVVEQEAGYNAYVEHDDMAVISMSPELFFEQNGRELTTRPMKGTTKRGLTDDEDLKEATWLEQDPKNRSENMMIVDLLRNDMNRISEVGSEHVEHLCQVEQYSTVWQMTSTIKSQLQPDVDLVEIFRSLFPCGSITGAPKIATMEIIKNLEPQARGVYCGTVGLLLPNGRRIFNVAIRTIQLHGGQAIYGVGGGITWDSTWESEYREVHQKAAVLYRKQPRFQLITTGKISQKKLLFEKQHLERLKKASRYFAFPFDQEVLKQKIEKEYQSCGVHQDYRIRISLSKSGEIEIERQVLTTLSSSFCQAKLCQQEADLEQAFTYFKTTHRPHLTVGEQEIIYHTADGKLLETSIGNLVLKMNSKLYTPPSSLGILPGIYRQHLLESGQVEEKILTVEDLKQAEVIYGCNAVRGLYELSVKED from the coding sequence ATGCATAGAAAAACAGTGATTGATTTTAGGGCCTTGGGCGAGCGATACACCTTTATCCAACCTATCAAAGAGTTAAAAACCAGAGATTTAGCAGAAGTGACGGACTTATTAGCACAAGTAGAAAACTACCAAGAGAAAGGCTATTATGTGGTAGGTTATGTCAGCTACGAGGCTGCACCTGCTTTTGAGAAAAAGTTAGCAGTACACTCGGGTCGCTTGTTAGGAGAGTATCTCCTCTATTTCACTATTCATGATAGTGTAGAAAAAACCAGCATTCCCCTGGTTTATGAGGACGTATTTTTGCCATCAAACTGGCAGGAAGTAACATCTCCAGAGGCCTATGAAATGGCGATTACGCAAATTCACCATCATTTAAGACAAGGAGATACCTATCAGGTCAATTATACTGTCCAACTCAAGCAGGAGTTGTCTACCAATCCTTTTGCTATCTATAATCGTATGGTGGTGGAGCAGGAAGCGGGATATAATGCTTACGTAGAGCATGATGATATGGCAGTGATTTCCATGAGTCCAGAACTCTTTTTTGAGCAAAATGGTCGTGAGTTGACGACTCGTCCTATGAAGGGGACGACTAAACGTGGTCTGACTGACGATGAAGACTTGAAAGAGGCCACTTGGCTGGAACAGGATCCCAAAAATCGTTCAGAAAACATGATGATAGTAGACCTCTTGCGAAATGATATGAATCGTATTTCTGAGGTTGGTAGTGAGCATGTGGAGCATTTATGCCAAGTAGAGCAGTATTCTACAGTGTGGCAGATGACTTCGACTATCAAGAGTCAGTTACAACCGGATGTTGATCTAGTAGAAATCTTCCGTTCGCTCTTTCCATGTGGCTCCATCACAGGAGCTCCCAAGATAGCGACCATGGAAATTATCAAAAACTTGGAACCGCAAGCTAGAGGAGTTTACTGTGGAACTGTTGGCCTCCTACTTCCCAATGGACGACGGATTTTCAATGTAGCTATTCGAACTATTCAACTGCATGGAGGGCAAGCTATCTATGGTGTCGGAGGTGGCATCACTTGGGATAGTACTTGGGAGTCAGAATACCGTGAAGTCCATCAAAAGGCAGCTGTTCTTTACCGAAAACAACCTCGTTTTCAATTGATTACGACAGGGAAAATCAGCCAGAAAAAATTGCTCTTTGAAAAGCAACATCTAGAAAGATTGAAAAAGGCTAGTCGTTATTTTGCCTTTCCATTTGACCAAGAAGTTTTGAAACAAAAAATAGAGAAGGAGTACCAGTCTTGTGGCGTCCATCAAGATTATCGGATACGAATCAGTCTCAGCAAATCTGGAGAGATTGAAATTGAACGACAAGTATTGACAACGCTTAGCTCTAGTTTTTGTCAGGCCAAGCTTTGTCAGCAAGAAGCTGATTTGGAGCAGGCCTTTACCTACTTTAAGACGACACACCGACCACATTTGACAGTGGGAGAGCAGGAAATCATCTATCACACTGCTGATGGAAAATTGCTTGAAACCTCTATTGGGAATCTGGTCTTAAAAATGAATAGCAAACTCTATACCCCACCTAGTAGTCTTGGCATTTTACCAGGGATTTATCGCCAGCATTTACTTGAAAGCGGGCAGGTAGAAGAGAAGATCTTAACCGTAGAAGATTTGAAACAGGCAGAAGTCATTTATGGCTGTAATGCGGTTAGGGGCTTATATGAGTTGTCAGTAAAGGAGGACTAA